From a region of the Syngnathus typhle isolate RoL2023-S1 ecotype Sweden linkage group LG12, RoL_Styp_1.0, whole genome shotgun sequence genome:
- the dab2ipb gene encoding DAB2 interacting protein b isoform X3 yields MEPEADAQHESPPERSGRRRSMPGSPTDKNPPTMEAASASAAAATTPFRVTVSTGFLSRRLKGSIKRTKSQPKLDRNSSFRHILPGFRNVDNDRSHLMPRLKESRSHESLLSPSSAVEALDLSMEDEIIIKPVHSSILGQDYCFEVTTSSGSKCFSCRSSAERDKWMENLRRAVQPNKDNSRRVENMLRLWLIEAKDLPAKKKYFCELCLDDALYARTTCKLKTDNVFWGEHFEFNNLPAVRNVTAHLYKDTDKKKKKDKNNYVGLVSIPVATVSGRQFVEKWYPVSTPNPAKGKASGPMIRIKARYQSMNILPMEMYKEFAEYTTNNYMLLCSVLEPGISVKNKEEMACALVHILQSTGKAKDFLTDLMMSEVDRCGENEHLIFRENTLATKAIEEYLKLVGQKYLQDALGEFIKALYESDENCEVDPSKCSSGELQEHQSNLKMCCELAFCKIINSYCVFPRELKEVFASWRQDCGNRGRPDISERLISASLFLRFLCPAIMSPSLFNLMQEYPDDRTARTLTLIAKVTQNLANFAKFGNKEEYMSFMNQFLEHEWSNMQRFLLEISNPETISNTAGFEGYIDLGRELSTLHSLLSEVVSQMDQSATSKLGPLPRILREVSVALSNPSSVHAPPAGSPEQTSSSPGEAGCSISTGLQKMVIENDLAGLVDFTRLPSPTPENKDLFFVTRSSGIQPSPARSSSYSETNEPDLGMPNSSKSLSMVDLQDPRSLEGGPSSGPSDALAEVSTGGWAARVPQCNVPGGPNMRRPGQTPTTPSTESAPGRPAQLLAPLSFQNPVYQMATCLPVSPRGLTDSGSECHSSVSSHSNNEDGPPGGKLPFLNHGGGSSGDEYARRSGEFTRRQLSLTEAQHQPAVPRQNSAGPQRRIDQPPPPQSVTRGRTPPGLLNSGPYARPGSGGGIMTSSPDWPMGGGGARLRQQSSSTKGDSPETKQRAHHKQAPSPVNPSALDRTAAWLLNMNVQYLDHETTEHDSLRHREDLTQVQKYQQEIALLQEKLRASVQKLEEYEARLKGQDEQAQKVLMEYQARLEESEERLRRQQDDKDLQMKGIISRLMSVEEELKKDHSDMQAVVDSKQKIIDAQEKRIASLDAANTRLMSALTQLKERYSTQSRNGISPTNPTKLQITENGEFRNSSNC; encoded by the exons AGTCTCCTCCAGAGAGGTCCGGGCGCCGACGCAGCATGCCCGGCAGCCCGACGGACAAAAACCCGCCCACCATGGAGGCCGCGTCGgcctctgccgccgccgccaccacgccATTCAGAGTCACCGTGAGTACT GGCTTCTTGAGTCGGCGGCTGAAGGGCTCCATCAAGCGCACCAAGAGTCAACCCAAACTGGACCGCAACTCCAGCTTCAGGCATATTCTGCCAGGCTTCCGCAACGTGGACAATGACAG ATCTCATCTGATGCCAAGGCTGAAGGAGTCTCGCTCCCATGAGTCACTGCTCAGTCCCAGCAGCGCTGTGGAAGCTCTGGACTTAAGCATGGAGGACGAGATCATCATCAAACCCGTGCACAGCAGCATCCTCGGCCAGGACTACTGCTTCGAG GTGACGACCTCCTCGGGGAGCAAGTGCTTTTCCTGCCGTTCGTCAGCCGAGAGGGACAAATGGATGGAGAACCTGAGGAGAGCCGTGCAGCCAAACAAG GACAACAGCCGGCGGGTGGAGAACATGCTGCGACTGTGGCTCATCGAGGCCAAGGACCTCCCCGCCAAGAAGAAATACTTCTGCGagttgtgcctggacgacgcgcTGTACGCCCGCACCACCTGCAAGCTCAAGACGGACAACGTTTTCTGGGGCGAGCACTTTGAGTTCAACAACCTGCCGGCGGTGCGCAACGTCACGGCGCACCTCTACAAGGACACggacaagaagaaaaagaaggacaAGAACAACTACGTGGGATTGGTCAGCATTCCCGTGGCCACGGTGAGCGGGCGGCAGTTTGTGGAGAAGTGGTACCCGGTCAGTACGCCCAACCCCGCCAAAGGCAAGGCGTCGGGACCCATGATCCGAATCAAGGCCCGCTACCAGAGCATGAACATCCTCCCCATGGAGATGTACAAGGAGTTCGccgagtacaccaccaacaactACATGCTGCTTTGCTCCGTGCTCGAGCCCGGCATCAGCGTCAAGAACAAGGAAGAGATGGCTTGCGCGCTGGTTCATATTCTGCAGAGCACCGGCAAAGCCAAA GACTTCCTGACGGACCTGATGATGTCGGAAGTGGACCGCTGCGGGGAGAACGAGCACCTGATCTTCCGCGAGAACACGCTGGCCACCAAAGCCATCGAGGAGTACCTCAAACTGGTGGGCCAGAAGTACCTGCAGGATGCTCTTG GCGAGTTCATAAAGGCTCTTTACGAGTCTGACGAAAACTGCGAGGTGGACCCGTCCAAGTGCTCGTCGGGGGAGCTCCAGGAGCATCAGAGCAACCTGAAGATGTGCTGCGAGCTGGCCTTCTGCAAGATCATCAACTCGTACTG CGTGTTCCCGCGAGAGCTGAAAGAGGTGTTCGCGTCGTGGCGGCAGGATTGCGGCAACCGCGGCCGGCCGGACATCAGCGAGCGGCTGATCAGCGCCTCGCTCTTCCTGCGCTTCCTGTGCCCGGCCATCATGTCGCCGTCGCTTTTCAACCTGATGCAGGAATACCCCGACGACCGCACGGCGCGCACCCTCACGCTCATTGCCAAGGTCACGCAGAACCTGGCCAATTTTGCCAA GTTCGGGAACAAGGAGGAGTACATGTCCTTCATGAATCAGTTCCTTGAGCATGAGTGGAGCAACATGCAGCGCTTCCTGCTGGAGATCTCCAACCCGGAGACCATCTCCAACACGGCCGGCTTCGAGGGCTACATCGACCTGGGCCGCGAGCTCTCCACGCTGCACTCCCTCCTCTCCGAGGTGGTCTCCCAGATGGACCAG AGCGCCACCTCCAAGCTTGGACCTCTGCCGAGGATTTTGCGGGAGGTCAGTGTGGCGCTGAGCAACCCGTCCAGCGTCCACGCACCGCCCGCCGGGTCGCCGGAACAGACGAGCTCGTCGCCCGGCGAGGCCGGCTGCAGCATCTCCACGGGGCTGCAGAAGATGGTCATCGAAAACGACCTCGCGGG ATTGGTCGATTTCACGCGGCTGCCCTCCCCCACCCCTGAAAACAAGGACCTATTTTTCGTGACGAGAAGCTCGGGGATCCAGCCTTCCCCGGCACGCAGCTCCAGTTATTCGGAGACCAACGAACCAGATTTGGGCATGCCCAACAGCAGCAAGAGTCTGTCCATGGTGGACCTGCAAGACCCCCGCAGTCTGGAAGGCGGTCCAAGTTCCGGCCCCTCGGACGCTTTAGCTGAAGTTTCAACGGGTGGCTGGGCCGCCAGGGTGCCGCAGTGCAACGTCCCCGGAGGTCCCAACATGAGGCGGCCCGGCCAGACCCCGACCACCCCGAGCACGGAAAGCGCTCCGGGCCGACCCGCCCAGCTACTCGCCCCGCTGTCCTTCCAGAATCCGGTCTACCAG ATGGCCACCTGCCTTCCGGTGTCCCCTCGGGGTCTTACCGACTCGGGCTCCGAGTGCCACAGCTCGGTCAGCTCCCACAGCAACAATGAGGACGGCCCGCCCGGCGGGAAACTCCCCTTCCTGAATCACGGCGGCGGGAGCAGCGGCGACGAATACGCCAGACGCTCGGGCGAGTTCACGCGCCGACAGCTGTCCCTTACGGAGGCTCAGCACCAGCCCGCCGTCCCCCGGCAGAACAGCGCCGGGCCCCAGCGACGGATAGACCAGCCACCGCCGCCCCAGAGCGTGACGCGGGGCCGCACGCCGCCCGGTCTGCTCAACAGCGGCCCCTACGCCCGGCCCGGCTCGGGCGGCGGCATCATGACCTCGTCGCCGGACTGGCCcatgggcggcggcggcgcccgcCTGCGCCAACAGTCGTCCTCGACCAAGGGGGACAGTCCTGAGACCAAGCAGAGGGCGCATCACAAACAG GCCCCCTCCCCCGTGAACCCCAGTGCGCTGGACCGCACGGCAGCGTGGCTTTTGAATATGAATGTGCAGTATTTAGACCATGAGACCACGGAGCACGACTCACTGAGGCACAGAGAGGATCTGACGCAGGTGCAGAAG TACCAGCAGGAGATCGCGCTGCTGCAGGAGAAGCTGCGGGCCTCCGTGCAGAAGCTGGAAGAGTACGAGGCCCGTCTCAAGGGTCAGGACGAGCAGGCCCAGAAAGTCCTGATGGAGTACCAAGCCCGGCTGGAGGAGTCCGAGGAGCGTCTGCGCCGGCAGCAGGACGACAAGGACCTTCAGATGAAGGGCATCATCAGCAG GTTAATGTCGGTGGAGGAGGAGCTGAAGAAAGATCACTCGGACATGCAGGCGGTGGTGGACTCCAAACAGAAGATCATTGACGCGCAG GAGAAGCGCATCGCATCTCTGGACGCGGCCAACACTCGTCTGATGAGCGCCCTGACGCAACTGAAGGAGCGCTACAGCACGCAGTCGCGCAACGGCATCTCGCCCACCAACCCCACCAAGCTGCAGATCACCGAGAACGGTGAGTTCCGCAACAGCAGCAACTGTTAG
- the dab2ipb gene encoding DAB2 interacting protein b isoform X5: MPGSPTDKNPPTMEAASASAAAATTPFRVTVSTGFLSRRLKGSIKRTKSQPKLDRNSSFRHILPGFRNVDNDRSHLMPRLKESRSHESLLSPSSAVEALDLSMEDEIIIKPVHSSILGQDYCFEVTTSSGSKCFSCRSSAERDKWMENLRRAVQPNKDNSRRVENMLRLWLIEAKDLPAKKKYFCELCLDDALYARTTCKLKTDNVFWGEHFEFNNLPAVRNVTAHLYKDTDKKKKKDKNNYVGLVSIPVATVSGRQFVEKWYPVSTPNPAKGKASGPMIRIKARYQSMNILPMEMYKEFAEYTTNNYMLLCSVLEPGISVKNKEEMACALVHILQSTGKAKDFLTDLMMSEVDRCGENEHLIFRENTLATKAIEEYLKLVGQKYLQDALGEFIKALYESDENCEVDPSKCSSGELQEHQSNLKMCCELAFCKIINSYCVFPRELKEVFASWRQDCGNRGRPDISERLISASLFLRFLCPAIMSPSLFNLMQEYPDDRTARTLTLIAKVTQNLANFAKFGNKEEYMSFMNQFLEHEWSNMQRFLLEISNPETISNTAGFEGYIDLGRELSTLHSLLSEVVSQMDQSATSKLGPLPRILREVSVALSNPSSVHAPPAGSPEQTSSSPGEAGCSISTGLQKMVIENDLAGLVDFTRLPSPTPENKDLFFVTRSSGIQPSPARSSSYSETNEPDLGMPNSSKSLSMVDLQDPRSLEGGPSSGPSDALAEVSTGGWAARVPQCNVPGGPNMRRPGQTPTTPSTESAPGRPAQLLAPLSFQNPVYQMATCLPVSPRGLTDSGSECHSSVSSHSNNEDGPPGGKLPFLNHGGGSSGDEYARRSGEFTRRQLSLTEAQHQPAVPRQNSAGPQRRIDQPPPPQSVTRGRTPPGLLNSGPYARPGSGGGIMTSSPDWPMGGGGARLRQQSSSTKGDSPETKQRAHHKQAPSPVNPSALDRTAAWLLNMNVQYLDHETTEHDSLRHREDLTQVQKYQQEIALLQEKLRASVQKLEEYEARLKGQDEQAQKVLMEYQARLEESEERLRRQQDDKDLQMKGIISRLMSVEEELKKDHSDMQAVVDSKQKIIDAQEKRIASLDAANTRLMSALTQLKERYSTQSRNGISPTNPTKLQITENGEFRNSSNC; encoded by the exons ATGCCCGGCAGCCCGACGGACAAAAACCCGCCCACCATGGAGGCCGCGTCGgcctctgccgccgccgccaccacgccATTCAGAGTCACCGTGAGTACT GGCTTCTTGAGTCGGCGGCTGAAGGGCTCCATCAAGCGCACCAAGAGTCAACCCAAACTGGACCGCAACTCCAGCTTCAGGCATATTCTGCCAGGCTTCCGCAACGTGGACAATGACAG ATCTCATCTGATGCCAAGGCTGAAGGAGTCTCGCTCCCATGAGTCACTGCTCAGTCCCAGCAGCGCTGTGGAAGCTCTGGACTTAAGCATGGAGGACGAGATCATCATCAAACCCGTGCACAGCAGCATCCTCGGCCAGGACTACTGCTTCGAG GTGACGACCTCCTCGGGGAGCAAGTGCTTTTCCTGCCGTTCGTCAGCCGAGAGGGACAAATGGATGGAGAACCTGAGGAGAGCCGTGCAGCCAAACAAG GACAACAGCCGGCGGGTGGAGAACATGCTGCGACTGTGGCTCATCGAGGCCAAGGACCTCCCCGCCAAGAAGAAATACTTCTGCGagttgtgcctggacgacgcgcTGTACGCCCGCACCACCTGCAAGCTCAAGACGGACAACGTTTTCTGGGGCGAGCACTTTGAGTTCAACAACCTGCCGGCGGTGCGCAACGTCACGGCGCACCTCTACAAGGACACggacaagaagaaaaagaaggacaAGAACAACTACGTGGGATTGGTCAGCATTCCCGTGGCCACGGTGAGCGGGCGGCAGTTTGTGGAGAAGTGGTACCCGGTCAGTACGCCCAACCCCGCCAAAGGCAAGGCGTCGGGACCCATGATCCGAATCAAGGCCCGCTACCAGAGCATGAACATCCTCCCCATGGAGATGTACAAGGAGTTCGccgagtacaccaccaacaactACATGCTGCTTTGCTCCGTGCTCGAGCCCGGCATCAGCGTCAAGAACAAGGAAGAGATGGCTTGCGCGCTGGTTCATATTCTGCAGAGCACCGGCAAAGCCAAA GACTTCCTGACGGACCTGATGATGTCGGAAGTGGACCGCTGCGGGGAGAACGAGCACCTGATCTTCCGCGAGAACACGCTGGCCACCAAAGCCATCGAGGAGTACCTCAAACTGGTGGGCCAGAAGTACCTGCAGGATGCTCTTG GCGAGTTCATAAAGGCTCTTTACGAGTCTGACGAAAACTGCGAGGTGGACCCGTCCAAGTGCTCGTCGGGGGAGCTCCAGGAGCATCAGAGCAACCTGAAGATGTGCTGCGAGCTGGCCTTCTGCAAGATCATCAACTCGTACTG CGTGTTCCCGCGAGAGCTGAAAGAGGTGTTCGCGTCGTGGCGGCAGGATTGCGGCAACCGCGGCCGGCCGGACATCAGCGAGCGGCTGATCAGCGCCTCGCTCTTCCTGCGCTTCCTGTGCCCGGCCATCATGTCGCCGTCGCTTTTCAACCTGATGCAGGAATACCCCGACGACCGCACGGCGCGCACCCTCACGCTCATTGCCAAGGTCACGCAGAACCTGGCCAATTTTGCCAA GTTCGGGAACAAGGAGGAGTACATGTCCTTCATGAATCAGTTCCTTGAGCATGAGTGGAGCAACATGCAGCGCTTCCTGCTGGAGATCTCCAACCCGGAGACCATCTCCAACACGGCCGGCTTCGAGGGCTACATCGACCTGGGCCGCGAGCTCTCCACGCTGCACTCCCTCCTCTCCGAGGTGGTCTCCCAGATGGACCAG AGCGCCACCTCCAAGCTTGGACCTCTGCCGAGGATTTTGCGGGAGGTCAGTGTGGCGCTGAGCAACCCGTCCAGCGTCCACGCACCGCCCGCCGGGTCGCCGGAACAGACGAGCTCGTCGCCCGGCGAGGCCGGCTGCAGCATCTCCACGGGGCTGCAGAAGATGGTCATCGAAAACGACCTCGCGGG ATTGGTCGATTTCACGCGGCTGCCCTCCCCCACCCCTGAAAACAAGGACCTATTTTTCGTGACGAGAAGCTCGGGGATCCAGCCTTCCCCGGCACGCAGCTCCAGTTATTCGGAGACCAACGAACCAGATTTGGGCATGCCCAACAGCAGCAAGAGTCTGTCCATGGTGGACCTGCAAGACCCCCGCAGTCTGGAAGGCGGTCCAAGTTCCGGCCCCTCGGACGCTTTAGCTGAAGTTTCAACGGGTGGCTGGGCCGCCAGGGTGCCGCAGTGCAACGTCCCCGGAGGTCCCAACATGAGGCGGCCCGGCCAGACCCCGACCACCCCGAGCACGGAAAGCGCTCCGGGCCGACCCGCCCAGCTACTCGCCCCGCTGTCCTTCCAGAATCCGGTCTACCAG ATGGCCACCTGCCTTCCGGTGTCCCCTCGGGGTCTTACCGACTCGGGCTCCGAGTGCCACAGCTCGGTCAGCTCCCACAGCAACAATGAGGACGGCCCGCCCGGCGGGAAACTCCCCTTCCTGAATCACGGCGGCGGGAGCAGCGGCGACGAATACGCCAGACGCTCGGGCGAGTTCACGCGCCGACAGCTGTCCCTTACGGAGGCTCAGCACCAGCCCGCCGTCCCCCGGCAGAACAGCGCCGGGCCCCAGCGACGGATAGACCAGCCACCGCCGCCCCAGAGCGTGACGCGGGGCCGCACGCCGCCCGGTCTGCTCAACAGCGGCCCCTACGCCCGGCCCGGCTCGGGCGGCGGCATCATGACCTCGTCGCCGGACTGGCCcatgggcggcggcggcgcccgcCTGCGCCAACAGTCGTCCTCGACCAAGGGGGACAGTCCTGAGACCAAGCAGAGGGCGCATCACAAACAG GCCCCCTCCCCCGTGAACCCCAGTGCGCTGGACCGCACGGCAGCGTGGCTTTTGAATATGAATGTGCAGTATTTAGACCATGAGACCACGGAGCACGACTCACTGAGGCACAGAGAGGATCTGACGCAGGTGCAGAAG TACCAGCAGGAGATCGCGCTGCTGCAGGAGAAGCTGCGGGCCTCCGTGCAGAAGCTGGAAGAGTACGAGGCCCGTCTCAAGGGTCAGGACGAGCAGGCCCAGAAAGTCCTGATGGAGTACCAAGCCCGGCTGGAGGAGTCCGAGGAGCGTCTGCGCCGGCAGCAGGACGACAAGGACCTTCAGATGAAGGGCATCATCAGCAG GTTAATGTCGGTGGAGGAGGAGCTGAAGAAAGATCACTCGGACATGCAGGCGGTGGTGGACTCCAAACAGAAGATCATTGACGCGCAG GAGAAGCGCATCGCATCTCTGGACGCGGCCAACACTCGTCTGATGAGCGCCCTGACGCAACTGAAGGAGCGCTACAGCACGCAGTCGCGCAACGGCATCTCGCCCACCAACCCCACCAAGCTGCAGATCACCGAGAACGGTGAGTTCCGCAACAGCAGCAACTGTTAG
- the dab2ipb gene encoding DAB2 interacting protein b isoform X2 — MAGITRKGSGRRSYYYRFLGKSRLQRQRSRSRSRTRPAARKESPPERSGRRRSMPGSPTDKNPPTMEAASASAAAATTPFRVTGFLSRRLKGSIKRTKSQPKLDRNSSFRHILPGFRNVDNDRSHLMPRLKESRSHESLLSPSSAVEALDLSMEDEIIIKPVHSSILGQDYCFEVTTSSGSKCFSCRSSAERDKWMENLRRAVQPNKDNSRRVENMLRLWLIEAKDLPAKKKYFCELCLDDALYARTTCKLKTDNVFWGEHFEFNNLPAVRNVTAHLYKDTDKKKKKDKNNYVGLVSIPVATVSGRQFVEKWYPVSTPNPAKGKASGPMIRIKARYQSMNILPMEMYKEFAEYTTNNYMLLCSVLEPGISVKNKEEMACALVHILQSTGKAKDFLTDLMMSEVDRCGENEHLIFRENTLATKAIEEYLKLVGQKYLQDALGEFIKALYESDENCEVDPSKCSSGELQEHQSNLKMCCELAFCKIINSYCVFPRELKEVFASWRQDCGNRGRPDISERLISASLFLRFLCPAIMSPSLFNLMQEYPDDRTARTLTLIAKVTQNLANFAKFGNKEEYMSFMNQFLEHEWSNMQRFLLEISNPETISNTAGFEGYIDLGRELSTLHSLLSEVVSQMDQSATSKLGPLPRILREVSVALSNPSSVHAPPAGSPEQTSSSPGEAGCSISTGLQKMVIENDLAGLVDFTRLPSPTPENKDLFFVTRSSGIQPSPARSSSYSETNEPDLGMPNSSKSLSMVDLQDPRSLEGGPSSGPSDALAEVSTGGWAARVPQCNVPGGPNMRRPGQTPTTPSTESAPGRPAQLLAPLSFQNPVYQMATCLPVSPRGLTDSGSECHSSVSSHSNNEDGPPGGKLPFLNHGGGSSGDEYARRSGEFTRRQLSLTEAQHQPAVPRQNSAGPQRRIDQPPPPQSVTRGRTPPGLLNSGPYARPGSGGGIMTSSPDWPMGGGGARLRQQSSSTKGDSPETKQRAHHKQAPSPVNPSALDRTAAWLLNMNVQYLDHETTEHDSLRHREDLTQVQKYQQEIALLQEKLRASVQKLEEYEARLKGQDEQAQKVLMEYQARLEESEERLRRQQDDKDLQMKGIISRLMSVEEELKKDHSDMQAVVDSKQKIIDAQEKRIASLDAANTRLMSALTQLKERYSTQSRNGISPTNPTKLQITENGEFRNSSNC, encoded by the exons ATGGCCGGGATTACCAGGAAGGGATCCGGGAGACGGTCGTACTACTACAGATTCCTGGGCAAGTCTcggctgcagcggcagcgcagTCGCTCTCGCAGTCGAACCCGGCCGGCTGCGAGGAAGG AGTCTCCTCCAGAGAGGTCCGGGCGCCGACGCAGCATGCCCGGCAGCCCGACGGACAAAAACCCGCCCACCATGGAGGCCGCGTCGgcctctgccgccgccgccaccacgccATTCAGAGTCACC GGCTTCTTGAGTCGGCGGCTGAAGGGCTCCATCAAGCGCACCAAGAGTCAACCCAAACTGGACCGCAACTCCAGCTTCAGGCATATTCTGCCAGGCTTCCGCAACGTGGACAATGACAG ATCTCATCTGATGCCAAGGCTGAAGGAGTCTCGCTCCCATGAGTCACTGCTCAGTCCCAGCAGCGCTGTGGAAGCTCTGGACTTAAGCATGGAGGACGAGATCATCATCAAACCCGTGCACAGCAGCATCCTCGGCCAGGACTACTGCTTCGAG GTGACGACCTCCTCGGGGAGCAAGTGCTTTTCCTGCCGTTCGTCAGCCGAGAGGGACAAATGGATGGAGAACCTGAGGAGAGCCGTGCAGCCAAACAAG GACAACAGCCGGCGGGTGGAGAACATGCTGCGACTGTGGCTCATCGAGGCCAAGGACCTCCCCGCCAAGAAGAAATACTTCTGCGagttgtgcctggacgacgcgcTGTACGCCCGCACCACCTGCAAGCTCAAGACGGACAACGTTTTCTGGGGCGAGCACTTTGAGTTCAACAACCTGCCGGCGGTGCGCAACGTCACGGCGCACCTCTACAAGGACACggacaagaagaaaaagaaggacaAGAACAACTACGTGGGATTGGTCAGCATTCCCGTGGCCACGGTGAGCGGGCGGCAGTTTGTGGAGAAGTGGTACCCGGTCAGTACGCCCAACCCCGCCAAAGGCAAGGCGTCGGGACCCATGATCCGAATCAAGGCCCGCTACCAGAGCATGAACATCCTCCCCATGGAGATGTACAAGGAGTTCGccgagtacaccaccaacaactACATGCTGCTTTGCTCCGTGCTCGAGCCCGGCATCAGCGTCAAGAACAAGGAAGAGATGGCTTGCGCGCTGGTTCATATTCTGCAGAGCACCGGCAAAGCCAAA GACTTCCTGACGGACCTGATGATGTCGGAAGTGGACCGCTGCGGGGAGAACGAGCACCTGATCTTCCGCGAGAACACGCTGGCCACCAAAGCCATCGAGGAGTACCTCAAACTGGTGGGCCAGAAGTACCTGCAGGATGCTCTTG GCGAGTTCATAAAGGCTCTTTACGAGTCTGACGAAAACTGCGAGGTGGACCCGTCCAAGTGCTCGTCGGGGGAGCTCCAGGAGCATCAGAGCAACCTGAAGATGTGCTGCGAGCTGGCCTTCTGCAAGATCATCAACTCGTACTG CGTGTTCCCGCGAGAGCTGAAAGAGGTGTTCGCGTCGTGGCGGCAGGATTGCGGCAACCGCGGCCGGCCGGACATCAGCGAGCGGCTGATCAGCGCCTCGCTCTTCCTGCGCTTCCTGTGCCCGGCCATCATGTCGCCGTCGCTTTTCAACCTGATGCAGGAATACCCCGACGACCGCACGGCGCGCACCCTCACGCTCATTGCCAAGGTCACGCAGAACCTGGCCAATTTTGCCAA GTTCGGGAACAAGGAGGAGTACATGTCCTTCATGAATCAGTTCCTTGAGCATGAGTGGAGCAACATGCAGCGCTTCCTGCTGGAGATCTCCAACCCGGAGACCATCTCCAACACGGCCGGCTTCGAGGGCTACATCGACCTGGGCCGCGAGCTCTCCACGCTGCACTCCCTCCTCTCCGAGGTGGTCTCCCAGATGGACCAG AGCGCCACCTCCAAGCTTGGACCTCTGCCGAGGATTTTGCGGGAGGTCAGTGTGGCGCTGAGCAACCCGTCCAGCGTCCACGCACCGCCCGCCGGGTCGCCGGAACAGACGAGCTCGTCGCCCGGCGAGGCCGGCTGCAGCATCTCCACGGGGCTGCAGAAGATGGTCATCGAAAACGACCTCGCGGG ATTGGTCGATTTCACGCGGCTGCCCTCCCCCACCCCTGAAAACAAGGACCTATTTTTCGTGACGAGAAGCTCGGGGATCCAGCCTTCCCCGGCACGCAGCTCCAGTTATTCGGAGACCAACGAACCAGATTTGGGCATGCCCAACAGCAGCAAGAGTCTGTCCATGGTGGACCTGCAAGACCCCCGCAGTCTGGAAGGCGGTCCAAGTTCCGGCCCCTCGGACGCTTTAGCTGAAGTTTCAACGGGTGGCTGGGCCGCCAGGGTGCCGCAGTGCAACGTCCCCGGAGGTCCCAACATGAGGCGGCCCGGCCAGACCCCGACCACCCCGAGCACGGAAAGCGCTCCGGGCCGACCCGCCCAGCTACTCGCCCCGCTGTCCTTCCAGAATCCGGTCTACCAG ATGGCCACCTGCCTTCCGGTGTCCCCTCGGGGTCTTACCGACTCGGGCTCCGAGTGCCACAGCTCGGTCAGCTCCCACAGCAACAATGAGGACGGCCCGCCCGGCGGGAAACTCCCCTTCCTGAATCACGGCGGCGGGAGCAGCGGCGACGAATACGCCAGACGCTCGGGCGAGTTCACGCGCCGACAGCTGTCCCTTACGGAGGCTCAGCACCAGCCCGCCGTCCCCCGGCAGAACAGCGCCGGGCCCCAGCGACGGATAGACCAGCCACCGCCGCCCCAGAGCGTGACGCGGGGCCGCACGCCGCCCGGTCTGCTCAACAGCGGCCCCTACGCCCGGCCCGGCTCGGGCGGCGGCATCATGACCTCGTCGCCGGACTGGCCcatgggcggcggcggcgcccgcCTGCGCCAACAGTCGTCCTCGACCAAGGGGGACAGTCCTGAGACCAAGCAGAGGGCGCATCACAAACAG GCCCCCTCCCCCGTGAACCCCAGTGCGCTGGACCGCACGGCAGCGTGGCTTTTGAATATGAATGTGCAGTATTTAGACCATGAGACCACGGAGCACGACTCACTGAGGCACAGAGAGGATCTGACGCAGGTGCAGAAG TACCAGCAGGAGATCGCGCTGCTGCAGGAGAAGCTGCGGGCCTCCGTGCAGAAGCTGGAAGAGTACGAGGCCCGTCTCAAGGGTCAGGACGAGCAGGCCCAGAAAGTCCTGATGGAGTACCAAGCCCGGCTGGAGGAGTCCGAGGAGCGTCTGCGCCGGCAGCAGGACGACAAGGACCTTCAGATGAAGGGCATCATCAGCAG GTTAATGTCGGTGGAGGAGGAGCTGAAGAAAGATCACTCGGACATGCAGGCGGTGGTGGACTCCAAACAGAAGATCATTGACGCGCAG GAGAAGCGCATCGCATCTCTGGACGCGGCCAACACTCGTCTGATGAGCGCCCTGACGCAACTGAAGGAGCGCTACAGCACGCAGTCGCGCAACGGCATCTCGCCCACCAACCCCACCAAGCTGCAGATCACCGAGAACGGTGAGTTCCGCAACAGCAGCAACTGTTAG